A genome region from Panthera uncia isolate 11264 chromosome A3 unlocalized genomic scaffold, Puncia_PCG_1.0 HiC_scaffold_11, whole genome shotgun sequence includes the following:
- the LOC125936992 gene encoding neurexin-1-like has protein sequence MGTALLQRGGCFLLCLSLLLLGCWAELGSGLEFPGAEGQWTRFPKWNACCESEMSFQLKTRSARGLVLYFDDEGFCDFLELILTRGGRLQLSFSIFCAEPATLLADTPVNDGAWHNVRIRRQFRNTTLFIDQVEAKWVEVKSKRRDMTVFSGLFVGGLPPELRAAALKLTLASVREREPFKGWIRDVRVNSSQALPVDSGEVKLDDEPPNSGGGSPCEAGEEGEGGVCLNGGVCSVVDDQAVCDCSRTGFRGKDCSQGLAHLMMGDQGMGSVPFPLCFQCFLVL, from the coding sequence ATGGGGACGGCGCTTCTCCAGCGCGGGGGCTGCTTTCTCCTGTGCCTCTCGCTGCTGCTCCTGGGCTGCTGGGCGGAGCTGGGCAGCGGGCTCGAGTTCCCGGGCGCTGAGGGCCAGTGGACACGCTTTCCCAAGTGGAACGCCTGCTGCGAGAGCGAGATGAGCTTCCAGCTCAAGACTCGCAGCGCCCGCGGTCTCGTGCTCTACTTCGACGACGAGGGCTTCTGCGACTTCCTGGAGCTCATCCTGACGCGCGGCGGCCGCCTGCAGCTCAGCTTCTCCATCTTCTGCGCAGAGCCCGCCACGCTCCTGGCCGACACGCCGGTCAACGACGGCGCCTGGCACAACGTGCGTATCCGCCGCCAGTTCCGCAACACCACGCTCTTCATCGACCAGGTGGAGGCCAAGTGGGTGGAAGTCAAGTCGAAGCGCAGGGACATGACCGTGTTCAGCGGCCTCTTTGTCGGGGGGCTGCCCCCGGAACTGCGCGCTGCGGCGCTCAAGTTGACGCTGGCCTCGGTGCGGGAGCGAGAGCCCTTTAAAGGGTGGATCCGTGACGTGAGGGTCAACTCCTCCCAGGCCCTGCCAGTGGACAGCGGCGAGGTGAAGCTGGACGACGAGCCGCCCAACAGTGGCGGGGGGAGCCCTTGCGAGGCTGGCGAGGAGGGCGAGGGCGGGGTGTGCCTCAACGGAGGCGTGTGCTCGGTGGTTGACGACCAGGCGGTGTGCGACTGTTCGAGAACCGGCTTCCGCGGCAAGGACTGCAGCCAAG